A genome region from Anolis carolinensis isolate JA03-04 chromosome 6, rAnoCar3.1.pri, whole genome shotgun sequence includes the following:
- the nacad gene encoding NAC-alpha domain-containing protein 1 isoform X1, translating to MPGEALQAPQASPPHEEGGGGGGGAAGLSTPGTDVSRNNSASSTPGSDARTLLQVSPVLTPDFPVELSMDPSLRGSNIPAFLPAKQEDRPQPEGASCDAAMGATTAGLVALSECGQVMMEQAAKSGEAVSKATPSEDTLDARIVMGEETQCKEEEEEEDTDDMPVSPKPGALEEEEASDTENMVKPLCLSHPQACLRKRKEPELELAAIAMPAPSSFSQGDPADNVPSPSSVSAKDPPPEPGEGQPSPVKRGVDPELYFTAPSTPIRTAFSQLRPLPPPQQQPFSKDGLGEEQNDLDNEGLVSPPTSPSGSYITAEGGSWASSGTASTSPSCSPNLMAEGEALESPDLESEVTFQALSLGALGHDSFPDEDEDDGQTTPGEDEDWVSETVACRPVPLKPDQTGRSRPKSGEEDGAALDEAGHKIFKMENLPSHQAAEVFAGSKPSPLPCSLAAFAGTEFGSVSGVSPSEDESETAASPPDDEMENPENDPMISVLLLPFHGSLLFEAESVEITLFPQGESAENDTLYGAEDEDSASASFLHSLSEASINEGVDESFAYQDDTSPSSDSASYNGEEDERLYSVEQYAVVADNAQKDDGSPKGDLEPERSHSGSESEMETSSDAYNTDEEGDGPPAKHEGRPQVTEELEEGESFLDGSKAEEATQEGLIGGQSQDKEVAVSVMEATKQQEGAQGSRGVTVSPGALEYQAGNEREEGSPREKGASSPSVLDGQVTVEKDIQDSGECLIACFDTDEEADAMPPLEDHPAGPIAGEWAGTVCAGVAIPLGWDPKPYPVESAQEVNDASAVDIGARLKESEKRLLELLDQDSTSGGGSVDLEGRGEGTQGSEKEMEAAPFVSLLESSMEQPEVIRADSEPTEECLIACFESEDELEESSSLDQMNNNGDREEMAFTEAKAGPQTLMGLNDGTQENPLVEAREFPTEAMALLAQDTPLPQTDVEELSETQSWTICGTPRGSSQPKTEAKERHLANKETLLGVTSPAEPLEVCMETGEAKEADVVESHHMRETEEGIVVMEESTEDEAGESGQFGEAIPTDDAQPKDATKVLEKEELELSDEGDGDQNWETPSEKEEEASESGSEELSRTDSVAETSTWVRDQLGNDAPELLKSGAAQGVHKKPNLRDDNMNVLPTQSRQAAVSETGRDQGSSERMVSKEGELKALGRAAELTGGEEATEWPQLQGTEVPKSQAASKDAEIATYRDSEKPCHVVHREPSAPLPSLCGSYPSDAKAQEARPPPAENVGGPPSLVHAGGHPPAPKKTFAEALLQGLLPVLEAELSMQEKDVSFLSAGQPEASLSQSLTDSSFFTADEGRSPEAIPLAASPDLPSPEQIWGSPAQAVEESCPQENEAVALELEDLVDKAGDAEAEHAPAPLTFLPTDGSLAQNMAVCLHHTTLREAPSSAISRRAMAAVNTNNQQLFFASEKEIYLTEPKDAQGDLSSGDGEEEHAFAGDTTVVDLDDSGTVAGESSPTPVSPLGSSGAFLETTGRAVTSLDDVTDQQQISHLLQGSFGFLNEPRVGSPRLMSSELVAEAQSLRGSLKETVVEGSSGEPSPDLSEVDDFEEQDNARPCKDARGEGGHLEAERQETEEVSTPEETAEMPVSQVVISGSEEDDQHSLDDASIPGEDVTSGSFDSIPSQPNEMLLQRPGGDVVEQEKTKEMTEETRLGGTIIEDVRPKVEGVEEEEEKKSKKASTPPEPTLEPPLLTMDSIIPRPSEERSASPLQLERPTSPDMEMSISPSPPVSQVPPVLPSPQLPPSPPETPIRAPAAAATSWLPVEETPSKETRTLLQDPRKPLSEAPETSRPPPPSRLDQPKESRGRNRLPGGKEPCGKDSAASSSSAGDKRADRGSLHLELSSSSEREMSYRCPEIESLREATGAMLLDEKKPVVGRRPRENHHHKGSSNDSESNEGSIPELEEPEVSEPRMAQTQAQLTHSLGTGEESISKAKQSRSEKKARKAMSKLGLRQIHGVTRITIRKSKNILFVITKPDVFKSPASDIYIVFGEAKIEDLSQQVHKAAAEKFKVPVEHSPLITEAAPTLTIKEESEEEEEIDETGLEVRDIELVMAQANVSRPKAVRALRHSNNDIVNAIMELTM from the exons ATGTCTCTCGGAACAACTCGGCTTCCTCGACGCCCGGCAGCGATGCCCGGACGTTGCTGCAAGTCTCCCCGGTGTTGACTCCCGACTTCCCGGTCGAGCTCTCCATGGATCCCTCCCTTCGTGGCTCAAATATCCCGGCGTTCCTCCCGGCGAAGCAAGAAGACCGCCCTCAGCCGGAAGGTGCCAGTTGTGATGCCGCCATGGGAGCCACCACGGCCGGTTTGGTAGCCCTGAGCGAATGCGGTCAGGTCATGATGGAGCAGGCGGCGAAGTCCGGCGAGGCCGTCTCCAAAGCCACTCCGTCGGAGGACACCTTGGACGCCAGAATCGTCATGGGGGAAGAGACACaatgcaaagaggaggaggaggaggaagatacgGATGATATGCCGGTTTCACCGAAACCCGGTGccttggaggaagaggaagcaagtGACACGGAAAATATGGTGAAACCTCTCTGCTTGAGCCACCCGCAAGCGTGCCTTCGGAAGCGCAAGGAGCCGGAGCTGGAATTGGCGGCGATTGCAATGCCGGCGCCTTCTTCGTTCTCTCAGGGCGACCCCGCGGATAACGTGCCTTCCCCTTCCTCCGTATCCGCGAAAGACCCTCCGCCGGAGCCGGGAGAGGGACAGCCCTCGCCGGTCAAGCGTGGCGTGGATCCGGAGCTCTACTTCACGGCCCCGTCCACTCCCATCCGGACGGCCTTCTCCCAGCTCAGGCCCCTGCCGCCGCCACAGCAGCAGCCTTTCTCCAAAGACGGTCTCGGCGAGGAGCAGAACGACCTGGACAACGAAGGCCTCGTCTCGCCGCCCACGTCGCCGTCGGGGTCCTACATCACGGCCGAAGGGGGCAGCTGGGCGTCTTCGGGCACGGCCAGCACCTCCCCGTCCTGCTCCCCGAACCTGATGGCCGAGGGGGAAGCCCTGGAATCGCCAGACTTGGAGAGCGAGGTGACCTTCCAGGCCCTGTCTCTGGGCGCTTTGGGCCACGATTCGTTTCCGGATGAGGACGAGGACGACGGGCAGACGACTCCCGGAGAGGACGAAGACTGGGTCTCGGAAACAGTGGCCTGCAGGCCGGTCCCTCTCAAGCCGGACCAGACCGGACGCTCCCGACCAAAGAGCGGAGAAGAGGACGGAGCCGCTCTGGATGAAGCAGGCCACAAGATTTTCAAGATGGAGAACTTGCCTTCTCACCAAGCCGCAGAGGTGTTTGCAGGATCCAAACCCAGCCCTTTGCCCTGTTCACTCGCTGCCTTCGCCGGGACTGAGTTTGGGAGTGTGTCCGGAGTGAGCCCTTCGGAGGACGAATCCGAGACGGCGGCTTCCCCCCCTGACGACGAGATGGAGAACCCCGAAAATGACCCCATGATTTCCGTGTTGTTGCTGCCTTTCCACGGCAGCCTCCTCTTCGAGGCGGAGTCCGTGGAGATCACGCTCTTCCCTCAGGGTGAATCGGCGGAGAACGACACCCTTTACGGCGCCGAGGACGAGGACAGCGCTTCGGCCTCGTTCCTCCATTCCCTCTCGGAGGCCTCCATCAACGAAGGCGTGGACGAGTCCTTCGCGTACCAGGACGACACCTCTCCGTCCTCCGACTCGGCCTCTTACAACGGAGAGGAGGACGAGCGCCTATACAGCGTGGAACAGTACGCCGTGGTGGCGGACAACGCCCAGAAAGACGACGGGTCTCCCAAGGGGGACCTGGAACCGGAACGGTCGCACTCAGGGAGCGAGAGCGAGATGGAGACCTCGTCCGACGCGTACAACACGGACGAGGAAGGAGACGGGCCTCCCGCAAAACACGAAGGGCGTCCGCAGGTCACAGAAGAACTGGAGGAAGGAGAGTCGTTCCTGGATGGATCCAAAGCAGAAGAGGCCACGCAAGAGGGCCTGATCGGTGGCCAAAGCCAAGACAAAGAGGTTGCTGTCTCCGTGATGGAAGCCACCAAGCAGCAAGAGGGTGCTCAGGGTTCAAGAGGCGTCACTGTTTCACCTGGGGCGCTGGAATACCAGGCCGGAAACGAAAGGGAGGAAGGGTCTCCCAGAGAGAAAGGTGCCTCTTCTCCATCTGTCTTGGATGGGCAAGTCACCGTGGAGAAAGACATCCAGGACTCCGGCGAGTGCCTCATTGCCTGCTTTGATACGGACGAAGAAGCAGACGCAATGCCTCCTTTGGAGGATCACCCAGCGGGCCCAATTGCCGGAGAATGGGCCGGAACAGTTTGTGCCGGAGTGGCCATCCCTCTGGGTTGGGATCCAAAGCCGTATCCTGTCGAGTCGGCTCAGGAGGTCAACGATGCGTCTGCGGTTGACATCGGCGCCCGGTTGAAAGAGTCCGAGAAGCGTTTGCTAGAACTCCTCGACCAAGACAGCACCTCAGGAGGAGGCTCAGTGGACCTTGAGGGACGTGGTGAAGGGACGCAGGGCTCCgagaaggagatggaggcggctcCGTTCGTGTCCCTCCTTGAATCCTCGATGGAACAGCCTGAAGTGATCCGGGCCGACAGTGAGCCGACGGAGGAGTGCCTTATTGCTTGCTTTGAGTCCGAGGACGAGCTGGAGGAGTCCTCGTCTCTCGATCAGATGAACAACAACGGGGACCGCGAGGAAATGGCATTCACTGAGGCCAAAGCAGGCCCCCAAACCCTCATGGGCCTCAATGACGGCACACAGGAGAACCCACTCGTGGAGGCCAGAGAGTTCCCCACGGAGGCCATGGCGCTTCTGGCTCAGGACACCCCGCTGCCCCAAACGGATGTGGAGGAACTCTCTGAAACCCAGAGCTGGACCATTTGTGGGACACCGAGGGGCTCAAGTCAACCCAAAACAGAGGCCAAGGAGAGACACCTTGCAAACAAGGAGACATTGCTAGGGGTCACTTCACCCGCTGAGCCTCTTGAAGTGTGCATGGAGACCGGTGAAGCCAAAGAGGCGGACGTGGTTGAGAGCCACCACATGAGGGAAACTGAAGAAGGAATAGTAGTCATGGAAGAATCCACAGAGGATGAAGCAGGCGAATCAGGTCAATTTGGGGAAGCCATTCCTACTGATGATGCCCAACCAAAGGATGCAACAAAGGTCCTGGAGAAGGAAGAGCTTGAGCTGTCAGATGAAGGTGATGGGGACCAAAACTGGGAAACTCCctcagagaaagaagaggaggcttCAGAGTCTGGAAGTGAAGAACTCAGCAGGACAGACTCAGTAGCGGAAACCTCCACTTGGGTGAGAGACCAACTGGGAAACGATGCTCCAGAGCTGTTGAAATCAGGAGCAGCCCAGGGGGTCCACAAGAAACCCAACCTGAGAGATGATAACATGAATGTGTTGCCGACGCAGAGTAGGCAGGCTGCTGTAAGTGAGACCGGGAGAGATCAAGGTTCCAGTGAAAGGATGGTGTCCAAAGAGGGTGAGCTCAAGGCACTGGGCAGGGCTGCTGAGCTGACCGGTGGAGAAGAAGCCACTGAATGGCCACAGCTGCAAGGCACTGAAGTCCCAAAGTCCCAggcagcctccaaagatgctgaGATAGCCACGTATCGGGATTCTGAAAAGCCTTGCCACGTGGTACACAGGGAACCATCAGCACCTCTGCCTTCTTTGTGTGGATCCTATCCTTCTGACGCTAAAGCTCAGGAAGCCAGGCCTCCTCCTGCAGAGAACGTGGGGGGCCCACCTTCTTTGGTCCATGCTGGTGGCCACCCTCCGGCACCCAAGAAGACCTTTGCCGAGGCTCTCCTTCAGGGTCTACTGCCCGTTTTGGAGGCTGAGCTCAGCATGCAAGAGAAGGATGTCTCCTTTCTTTCTGCCGGACAACCCGAGGCCTCCTTGTCCCAGTCTCTCACAGACTCCAGCTTCTTCACGGCTGATGAGGGAAGATCTCCTGAGGCCATTCCCTTGGCCGCTTCTCCAGACCTGCCTTCGCCTGAGCAAATCTGGGGCAGCCCGGCCCAGGCTGTGGAGGAAAGCTGTCCTCAGGAGAACGAGGCTGTGGCATTGGAGTTGGaggacctggtggacaaagctggagATGCCGAGGCTGAACATGCGCCTGCGCCACTGACGTTCCTTCCGACGGATGGCTCCTTGGCGCAGAACATGGCTGTGTGTTTGCATCATACCACCCTGAGAGAGGCTCCCAGTTCGGCCATCTCACGCCGTGCCATGGCGGCAGTCAACACCAACAACCAACAGCTCTTCTTTGCTTCTGAAAAAGAGATCTATCTGACCGAGCCCAAGGATGCTCAAGGTGATCTTTCCAGTGGAGATGGAGAAGAGGAGCATGCCTTCGCTGGAGACACCACTGTCGTCGACTTGGATGATTCAGGCACCGTTGCCGGAGAGAGTTCGCCAACTCCCGTCAGTCCACTTGGATCGTCTGGTGCCTTTTTGGAGACCACAGGTAgagcagtgacatctctggatGACGTTACAGACCAGCAGCAGATATCTCATTTGTTGCAAGGCTCCTTTGGATTCCTGAACGAGCCGAGAGTGGGGAGCCCTCGCCTCATGAGTAGCGAACTCGTGGCAGAAGCACAAAGCCTCCGCGGCAGCCTTAAGGAGACGGTGGTGGAGGGTTCCTCTGGAGAACCCTCACCCGATCTGTCAGAAGTTGATGATTTTGAAGAGCAAGACAACGCCCGGCCTTGCAAGGATGCCAGAGGCGAAGGAGGCCACCTGGAAGCAGAGAGGCAAGAAACTGAGGAGGTCTCCACCCCCGAGGAGACGGCGGAAATGCCCGTCAGCCAGGTGGTAATCTCCGGTTCGGAAGAGGATGATCAACATTCCTTGGATGATGCCTCCATCCCTGGCGAAGATGTGACATCCGGGTCCTTTGATAGCATCCCATCTCAGCCTAATGAGATGTTGCTACAGAGACCAGGAGGTGATGTTGTGGAGCAAGAGAAGACCAAGGAGATGACGGAAGAGACAAGATTGGGGGGCACCATAATAGAGGATGTGCGTCCCAAGGTGGAGGGcgttgaggaggaggaagagaagaaaagcaaGAAGGCCTCCACCCCTCCCGAGCCCACCCTTGAGCCTCCTCTGTTGACCATGGACTCCATCATCCCTCGTCCCTCCGAGGAACGCTCTGCGTCTCCTTTGCAGCTGGAGCGACCAACATCCCCAGACATGGAGATGTCCATCTCACCCTCTCCTCCAGTTTCTCAAGTGCCTCCCGTTCTGCCCTCACCACAGCTGCCACCCTCTCCCCCAGAGACCCCCATCCGagcccctgctgctgctgctacctcCTGGCTCCCTGTGGAGGAGACCCCTTCCAAAGAGACCCGGACCCTCTTGCAGGACCCCAGGAAACCTCTGTCAGAAG CTCCCGAGACATCCAGGCCTCCGCCGCCCTCCAGGCTGGACCAGCCCAAGGAGTCCAGGGGCCGGAACCGGCTGCCCGGCGGCAAGGAGCCCTGCGGGAAGGACTCtgcggcctcctcctcctcggcaggGGACAAGCGGGCCGACCGGGGGTCCCTCCACCTGGAGCTGAGCTCCTCCAGCGAGAGGGAGATGTCCTACCGCTGCCCCGAGATCGAGAGCTTGCGGGAAGCGACGGGCGCCATGCTCTTGGACGAGAAGAAGCCCGTGGTGGGGAGGAGGCCCCGGGAGAACCACCACCACAAAG GGTCTTCGAACGACTCGGAAAGCAACGAAGGCTCCATCCCGGAACTAGAAGAGCCAGAGGTTTCGGAACCACGAATGGCCCAGACGCAG GCTCAGCTGACGCACTCTTTGGGAACCGGAGAAGAATCCATCAGCAAAGCGAAGCAGAGCCGGAGCGAGAAGAAGGCGCGGAAG gCCATGTCCAAACTGGGTCTGCGGCAAATCCATGGAGTCACCAGGATCACCATCCGCAAGTCCAAGAACATCTTGTTTGTCATAACCAAGCCGGACGTCTTCAAAAGCCCAGCGTCGGACATCTACATTGTCTTTGGAGAAGCCAAG ATTGAAGACCTCTCTCAGCAGGTCCACAAAGCGGCAGCGGAGAAGTTCAAGGTCCCCGTGGAGCACTCGCCTCTGATCACGGAGGCGGCCCCAACGCTCACCATCAAGGAGgagagcgaggaggaggaggag ATTGACGAGACTGGCCTGGAGGTGAGAGATATTGAGCTGGTCATGGCTCAGGCGAACGTGTCGCGGCCCAAGGCCGTGAGGGCCCTCCGGCACAGCAACAACGATATTGTGAACGCCATCATG gAGCTGACCATGTAG